The Streptomyces sp. NBC_01268 genome segment TGGCGTGAGGGACCGCCAGGTGGGATAGAGGAAGAACCTCAGCACCCACATCGTCCCCATGTACATCGTCGCGCCGAAGAGGAAGTACAGGGCGTTGACCAGCAGCAGGGCCTCTTTCACGGGTGCGCTCCCACGTCCAGGCGCGGTGGCGCGGGCCACTCCTGGGAGATCCCGAGCCCGACCACGCTGTCCAGCCCCTCCCCGAACGTCCGCCCCGGCTCCCCGCTCGAGAGGAACCAGCACTCGAAGTGGTCGTCGAGCACCCCCTGCGCCGACGGCAGGAACAGGGTGAACAGCGGATCGTCCGCGATGCCCAGGTCGTGCAGGGCCGCGACCTGCGGAGCGTCGCCGAGCACGAGCCGCGCGCGGGCCCGCCGGCCGACCGCGACGTCCGCCGCGCCGTCCAGGTAGACCGTCGACTTCATCAGCATCCCGCGGAACGCGCAGTAGTTGACGGCCGCCGCCTTCACCGGCAGAGCGGTCGCCGGCGGGCGCTCGATCTCGATGTACATCCCGAGCCGCCCGCCCACCTCGTACTGGCTGGAGATCGCCCTGTCGCTCACCTTGAAGTCGAGACTGGCCTGGTGCTTCGGCATCCCCCAGATGCCCTTGCCGCCCTTGACCGAGATCTCGCTGCTCACGGGCAGGTCCACCACGTACTGGCCGGTGCGGAAGGCGCCCCGCAGCAGGCCGGGCAGCAGCGGCGGGGCCGGCCGCGGACCGTGCGTGCAGGCCAGCGCGATGGAGAACTCGATGTAGCGGCCGATGTCCGTCCGCAGGTAGTCGACGACGGTGATGACGAGCAGCCCCTTGCCGCCGGGCAGCGTCACCGGGTGCAGCTCGTCGCCGGGCAGCAGCCGGGCCACCGCCTCCCGGTCGACGGGGAACCCGGCCATCAGGGCGGGCGTGTCGACCGAGTCGACGGGCAGTTCGAAGGGGATGCCGTCGACCAGCGAGTGCCGTCCGGCGAGCCGGCGCTGGCGGCGCGGCATCGGTGACGGCAGGGCCGAGAGCCCCAGCCGGGCGAGGTCCAGAATCCGGTTCATCGGGCGAGCTCCTCAAGGATCAGGGGATAGGTGTCGGTCGCCGCGCGGCGGCCCAGGAACACGTCGAGATGGCCGTAGCCGGGAAGTATGTGGAGCGTGTCGCGGCCCGGCCGGTGCGTGGTGAGGAAGTCGTACGTGCGCTGCTGGCTCTCGGCCAGGAAGCAGCGGTTGTCCTCGCCGGCGAACAGCGCGATCCGCGCGTCGGTCCGCGGCGCCCGCTCGGCGAAGGCCCGGGGCAGCCCCTCGATGCCCTCCGTCGACACCAGCTGCCCGGCACGGACGCACCGGTTCATCTGGGCGAAGAAGGTCAGCGGCACGTCGGCGAACTCGCCGCGGATCCAGTCGTGCGTCGCCTCGTCGAGATTCGCGTGCGACCACAGCGCCGGCCGGCCGCTGCCGTACGTGAAGCTGACCATGCGGCACACGGGGTTGCGGCACTCGCGGTGGATCGCGCACACGCCCCACACCGTCGCCCGGGACAGCGCGCCGACCGGCCGGTCGCCCCAGGCCGGCGAGATGATCGGCATCGGCCGGGCGAGGAGCGGCGAGAAGCGGGCCAGCTTGAAGCCGGAGAGGCGCGGGACGACGGGGTGCAGCGACACCGCGTTGCTGACCACCACCTCGACCTGGGGGAGCAGCCCGGCCGCCAGGGCCATCATGAACGACGTCGAGCCCTGGCAGTGGACCACGGCCCTGAGCCGGTCCGCGCCGGTCGCCGCGAGGACGTGCGCCACGGCGGCGGGATGGTCGTACGCGGCGGCCTGGTCCAGTGTCCAGGACATCGGTTCGAGGTCGATCGAGGCCCGCCAGTTCAGCATCCAGACGTCCCAGCCGGCGTCGATCAGCGCGTCCACGAAGGTGCGGCGCAGCGGCGGCCGGAAGAGCTCGGCCCGCACGCCCGCACCGTGCGCGAGAAGCACCGGCCCCCGCGTGGGCGGGCGCTTCCCCCGGACGTGCACCAGGGTCAGCGGACGCCCGTCGAGCGCGGTCAGCGGCAGCACCTCGGTGACGTGGTCACGGCGGGTCGTAGGAGCGGCCGGGACCGCGGGGCCGTCGGCGGGGGGTCTGCGGGTCATGGGGTCACGCTCCCCGGGAGATGACGAAGGGTTCCTCGATCAGCCGCACCGTCGGGGGGTGGACGGGCACCGGCCGTTTCGCGGGCACCAGGCGCCGCGCCGTCGGGGCGGCCGCCTCGGGCGCGTGGCGGGACCGGCCGCCCGTCGGGTCGTCGGCCAGCTCCCAGTCGTGGCAGACGGCGTCGAGGGTCAGCGGGTGGACGGTGAGGTCGCCGCCCGGGGCGATGTGCAGCCGCAG includes the following:
- a CDS encoding acetoacetate decarboxylase family protein translates to MNRILDLARLGLSALPSPMPRRQRRLAGRHSLVDGIPFELPVDSVDTPALMAGFPVDREAVARLLPGDELHPVTLPGGKGLLVITVVDYLRTDIGRYIEFSIALACTHGPRPAPPLLPGLLRGAFRTGQYVVDLPVSSEISVKGGKGIWGMPKHQASLDFKVSDRAISSQYEVGGRLGMYIEIERPPATALPVKAAAVNYCAFRGMLMKSTVYLDGAADVAVGRRARARLVLGDAPQVAALHDLGIADDPLFTLFLPSAQGVLDDHFECWFLSSGEPGRTFGEGLDSVVGLGISQEWPAPPRLDVGAHP
- a CDS encoding esterase/lipase family protein; the encoded protein is MTRRPPADGPAVPAAPTTRRDHVTEVLPLTALDGRPLTLVHVRGKRPPTRGPVLLAHGAGVRAELFRPPLRRTFVDALIDAGWDVWMLNWRASIDLEPMSWTLDQAAAYDHPAAVAHVLAATGADRLRAVVHCQGSTSFMMALAAGLLPQVEVVVSNAVSLHPVVPRLSGFKLARFSPLLARPMPIISPAWGDRPVGALSRATVWGVCAIHRECRNPVCRMVSFTYGSGRPALWSHANLDEATHDWIRGEFADVPLTFFAQMNRCVRAGQLVSTEGIEGLPRAFAERAPRTDARIALFAGEDNRCFLAESQQRTYDFLTTHRPGRDTLHILPGYGHLDVFLGRRAATDTYPLILEELAR